CATCGTCGGCGATCCGATAGGCATCTTCGATCAGTCGGGTGCGCCGCGTCTCCGGATCGGTGGTCACGGGCCCAGCCTACGGCGGGTCCCGGTCCCGCTGGTCGAGTAGGTCGCGAGGCGCTAGCCGAGTGGGCGTATCGAGACCACACCCGCCCCCGCTGGTCGAGTAGGTCGCGAGGCGCCTCCCCCGCTGGTCGAGTAGCTTGCGAGGCGCTAGCCGAGTGGGCGTATCGAGACCACACCCGCGCACCGGACTCTGTTGTCGGTGGCCGGTGACAGACTGTCTTCGGTTCACGCGGAGAGCGTCGACACCGCGGACCGATCCCCCGGGGTGGGGGTTTGGGTTTCGGTGTCTGTCGGACCCGCTGAATATGCTGTTGGTGAGTTTGGTTGTGGTGTGGGCGTGCGCTGTGTGATGACGGGCAGTTGATGAGGGTGTCCCTGTCGGTCGCGAGTGTGAAGGCCTGTGCTGGTGTTCTCTTGTTCGGATTCTGTCGCCGCGGATGCGGCGATCACCTGCGCGTCGGCAGCTGATGCTGCGGTGGCTGCGGGTGAGCATCTACGGGTCAGCCGCCAACACGAAGCCCGTGCCCTGCTGGCGGCGTACCGGTTGGGGCAGTCGGTGTATGACGACATGCTGGTATCGCTGAACGCCACCGGGCAGATGCGGGCCCGCAGCACCGCCGACAAAGCCGCGGTCGGGGAGGTCTCGTTGGCGTTGGGCTTATCGCGCACCAAAGCCGGTTCCTGGTTCAACCTGGGTGAAGCGCTGCAACGACTCCCCAAGATCCGGATGCGATATCTGGCCGGCGAGTTCAGCACCCCCCGAATGGCAACCATGGTCCATGCCGCCCAAGCCGCACCCGAAGGCATCATCACCGACCCGAGCACAGGCGACACCCCCGACACCGATCCCAGCGATCCCCTCGACCACGATGATCCGGTCGACCACGATGATCCGGTCGATCCGAGCACCGGCGACGACCCCACCGATCCGGCTGATCCGGTCGATCCCGATGATGCCGACGTCGCTGACCCGGTCACCGAGGACGCCTCTCCCGATGACGCGTCGTCGGTGTGGACGTTTGAGGATTTGGCGTTGGAGTTGGGGTCGCGTCCGACGACCGATCCGGTGTTGCGTGATCAGTTGGCCGAGGCGGTGATCAGTCTCGATCCCGAGGGTGCCGCACAAACGCGTGAGGAGTTCGGGCAGGCGTGGCAAAACCTGACCGTCACCGCCGACTCGTCGGGACACATGAATATTGATGGGTGTGTGCCCGCCGAAGACGGTGTCTACCTCGCTCAACGCATCGCCGCGTTGATCGCCGCACGGGTGTGTCGCCGCGATCCGCGCCGTATCGGGCAACAACGGGTGATGGCGTTGGCCGAGATTACCGGCGTGCCCGGCAAAACACTGACCTGCGGCTGCGGCCGTACCGACTGCCCCCACAACCCCACCCCCAACGGCCCCAACGGCCCCAACGACCCGACCGACCCGCCCGGCCCGAGCGATCCCAGCGATCCCACCGGGAGGAGCGGCCCGAACCGTCCGGACACTCCCGAGGTTCCCGCCGACCCGACAGAGCCGCCCGACGCGAACAGTTATGGCGCCGAGGAGACTCCGTCGGAATCCGACGCCGGCGACACCGATGGTCCAGCCGACGATGCCGCACTGAGCGTAGATGCTGCATCCGCCGACGACTCCCGTGTTACCGAAGGCGCTGCGGTGAGCGATGATTCGGCACCACCATCCCCACCCGCCTGGACACTGCTGCTCGACCCCACCACCACCGAGGTCCCCCGACTCCGCGGATACGGGGCGATCGACCCTGCCCTCGCCACAAAACTGGCGCACAAGTCCACACTCATCCCCGCACCCACCCACGCGCAGCGCCGCCGCCCTTCCGGACTGATCATCGTCGGCGACCACGACCCACCGGCCCCACCGGCGCCGCCGGTCGATCCGACCGGGCACGGCGGGTACGAGCATCCACCACCGGGAGCACTGACCTACGCCCCATCGCAGCGGTTACGCCGACAGATCCTGTACACGGATCTGACGTGTCGATACCCGTGGTGCAGCAGACCCTCCCACGACTGCGAGTTGGATCATCTCGTCAAGTTCCACCACGCCGACCCCCACGCCGGCGGCTGGACCGTGCACGCCAACCTGGCACCCATCTGCACACCCGATCACCACCGCAAACACCTCGGCATCTGGCTACCCACCATGCACACCGACCGCACCATCACCTGGCGCAACCCGACCACCGGACAGGACGTGATCACCCACCCACGGTGACCGGGTGCGGCTTCTACACGGTGCAGAGCGGTGAGTAGTCGGTACGTCCGCCGGTGGTCGGGGAGACGAGGAAGGTGCACGAGTTGAAGCCGACCTTCTCGATCTCACCGCGCAGCATTCGCAGCGTCGAGGTGCTGACGACCTTGTCGCGCGACAGCAGGAAACCCGAGGTGCGGGTGGGGTCGCCGACGATGGCGAAACGGTAGGGATCTGTCGGGGTCTTGCCGTCGGCGATCCAGGCGACGATGTAATTCGGCGCATTTCCTGGATCGATGCTCGCGGGAACCTGGGGGAACTTCACCGACAGTTGGGCGTTGGTGACCGGGTCGACGACGGTCGCGCGTCCCTGCACGCGGTTGCTCGGCCCGACGAAGGTGGAGCAGGTGTTCACCACACCGATGGTCTTCGCGTCGATCGGGGTGTACGTGGCCTTCGTGTCCTTGGCGCAGTTCAGGTTGAAGAACGCCGGTACCGCGGCGAGCTGCCACCACGACCCCAGATACCTCTCGGTGTCGAGTTTGGGGATCGGCATGAG
This sequence is a window from Gordonia insulae. Protein-coding genes within it:
- a CDS encoding lipocalin family protein; its protein translation is MSSTRTIRPLVTVFAAVAMVCAALVGTSATASAAPLMPIPKLDTERYLGSWWQLAAVPAFFNLNCAKDTKATYTPIDAKTIGVVNTCSTFVGPSNRVQGRATVVDPVTNAQLSVKFPQVPASIDPGNAPNYIVAWIADGKTPTDPYRFAIVGDPTRTSGFLLSRDKVVSTSTLRMLRGEIEKVGFNSCTFLVSPTTGGRTDYSPLCTV
- a CDS encoding HNH endonuclease signature motif containing protein, which gives rise to MFSCSDSVAADAAITCASAADAAVAAGEHLRVSRQHEARALLAAYRLGQSVYDDMLVSLNATGQMRARSTADKAAVGEVSLALGLSRTKAGSWFNLGEALQRLPKIRMRYLAGEFSTPRMATMVHAAQAAPEGIITDPSTGDTPDTDPSDPLDHDDPVDHDDPVDPSTGDDPTDPADPVDPDDADVADPVTEDASPDDASSVWTFEDLALELGSRPTTDPVLRDQLAEAVISLDPEGAAQTREEFGQAWQNLTVTADSSGHMNIDGCVPAEDGVYLAQRIAALIAARVCRRDPRRIGQQRVMALAEITGVPGKTLTCGCGRTDCPHNPTPNGPNGPNDPTDPPGPSDPSDPTGRSGPNRPDTPEVPADPTEPPDANSYGAEETPSESDAGDTDGPADDAALSVDAASADDSRVTEGAAVSDDSAPPSPPAWTLLLDPTTTEVPRLRGYGAIDPALATKLAHKSTLIPAPTHAQRRRPSGLIIVGDHDPPAPPAPPVDPTGHGGYEHPPPGALTYAPSQRLRRQILYTDLTCRYPWCSRPSHDCELDHLVKFHHADPHAGGWTVHANLAPICTPDHHRKHLGIWLPTMHTDRTITWRNPTTGQDVITHPR